ATCCCCAAACGATGCGCCAAGGGGGCATAGATTTCCATGGTTTCGCGCGAAATGCGCTCTTGTTTGTCCTTGCGCAAATGTTTGAGGGTGCGCATATTATGCAGGCGGTCAGCCAATTTCACCAAAATCACGCGAATATCTTTGGACATAGCCATCAGCATTTTGCGATGGTTTTCGGCGAGTTGCTCCTCATGAGATTTGTACTCAACTTTACCTAACTTGGTGACACCATCAACGATATCACGAGCATCATGGCCAAAGTCTGCTTCGATCTCATCTAAGGTAATATCCGTATCTTCTACGACATCATGTAAAAAGCCACAAGCAACTGTCACAGCATCCAGATGCAAATCAGCCAGAATCCCCGCCACCTGAATCGGATGGACGATATAGGGTTCGCCTGACTTTCTCACTTGGTAGAAATGGGCCGCTGTTGCATATGCTAAAGCCTTTGCCACAAAAGCCACATCAGCCTTGGTCATATAGGTGGCCGCTAAGGCAATGACTTCTTCTCCTGTTACGTTCATTATTTTTGCCATTTCGTTCCTCATCTAGCATTTCTTTTCCCTATTTTAACACTTTACACACAAAAGCAAAAGGCAGAATCTGCTAAGAAAGCGCTTAGTGTGACCTTTTCTTAGAAAACGGTTAGTGAGCTGCTTTTGATATCTTTTGGGATCTCTCAGGCGTGAGCATGATACCAAAGGCCTGCTCCCGACCAAAAATAGAGAGAACCAAGGGGCTCTCTCTATTATGTTTGCTTATCAGTAAGGTCTCTCAATTCAGAGAATTAGTTGTTTTCTTTGCGTTTTGTAACGGCTAGGACACCAGCTGTTGTCATCACTGCTACTGCTGCTGCTGTAAAGAATGGGTTGGCTTGCTCACCAGTTGCTGGTAGACGTCTGTGGTTGTTGGCTACAGGTGTCTTAGCCATATTGCCATTGCGGCGTTCTGGCGTTTGGTTAGCTTCTTTGTCAGCAGGTTTTTCTGCAGCTGGAGTTACCTCTTTGCTCTTTTCTGGAGCTTTTTCGCCTGGTTGGCCTGCTTCGCCTTCTGGGCTCTTTTCTGGAGCTTTTTCGCCTGGTTGGCCTGCTTCACCTTGTGGGCCTGCTGGGCCTTGCTCACCTGGTTTGCCTGCCTCACCTTGTGGGCCTGCTGGGCCTTGGGCGCCCGTTTCACCTTTTTCACCTTGTGGGCCTACTGGACCCTGAGCTCCGGTTTCACCGCGGTCACCTTTTTCACCCTTTTCGCCTGGAGCTCCATCTTTACCTGGAGCGCCATCTTTACCAGCTTCACCTTGTGGGCCTTGGATTCCAGCTTCGCCTTTTTCACCGCGTTCACCGGTTTCACCTTTGTCGCCTTTTTCACCGCGCTCACCTTTTTCACCAGCTTTACCTTGGATTCCTTGCTCACCGCGGTCACCTTTAGGACCTTGGGCGCCCCTCTCACCAGTTTTACCTTGTGGTCCGGCTGGGCCAGCAGGACCAGTCTCACCACGGTCTCCCTTGATTCCAGATTTACCAATTAAATCTAGAATCTCCTTAAGCCTCTTCTCAGTAAAAT
The genomic region above belongs to Streptococcus pyogenes and contains:
- the slc1 gene encoding adhesin Scl1, translating into MLTSKHHNLNKLVWRYGLTSAAAVLLAFGGGASSVKAEVSSTTMTSSQRESKIKEIEESLKKYPEVSNEKFWERKWYGTYFKEEDFQKELKDFTEKRLKEILDLIGKSGIKGDRGETGPAGPAGPQGKTGERGAQGPKGDRGEQGIQGKAGEKGERGEKGDKGETGERGEKGEAGIQGPQGEAGKDGAPGKDGAPGEKGEKGDRGETGAQGPVGPQGEKGETGAQGPAGPQGEAGKPGEQGPAGPQGEAGQPGEKAPEKSPEGEAGQPGEKAPEKSKEVTPAAEKPADKEANQTPERRNGNMAKTPVANNHRRLPATGEQANPFFTAAAVAVMTTAGVLAVTKRKENN